A part of Bacteroidia bacterium genomic DNA contains:
- a CDS encoding efflux RND transporter permease subunit, whose protein sequence is MENLIKYFIKYPIAGNMMLVLLSVFGIFGLMNMRTTFFPENDLRNIVVTTVLPGASPEEIEEGIVAKIEDELKGLSGVKRVTSTSSENTGTVLVEIERGFDMDLLLQDVKNAVDRINSFPGNMEPPIVSKLESLTLALNFAISGDTDIKTLKQFARKVEKDLLAVDGISKIKLSGFPEEELVINVRENDLRKYNLTFNQILRAVQGANLDLSGGTIKGDEEEVLIRSREKKYYAEDIQDIVVAATPQGQKLTLKEVADIHDSWAETPSQAYVNGKRAIIMEVNNTTSESLLFIADNIKSYIEKFNQENDIVKAVVIVDGSVTLNERIDLLTSNGVLGFVMVLILLAMFLQIRLAFWVALSIPVSFLGMFVFGPFIGLSINAISLFGMILVIGILVDDGIVISENIYRQWENGKQPLQAAFDGAVEVLPAVFSSIITTIVAFSGFLFLPGVTGDFFSDITLVVMITLGISLFEAAFVLPGHIGHSEALKWNSGTQSQALAFFRPVQERLWQFMDWMRSKLYAPILRFFMTYTWAGIGIFVGTLIISFSLVSGGLVKITFFPEIESDFISASLKMPSGTPEKETMRLLDKIEKGVWQVNENLKKEQPNGEDLIVIVSKTLGISGGGPTAAGAGTSPDGELRINLLTAELRKFTSRQVADSIRKVVGPLYEAEEVTYGVSTPFGKAFSIAVIGDNLKEVEAAADMLKAEMNTNPDIRDVTDSNREGLREINVTLKEKAYLLGLTLQDVIGQVRQGFFGAEVQRLQRGQDEVKVWVRYDLADRGSIGDLEEMRIRTATGAAYPLKEVANLESSRGVISIKRIDGSREIRVEADPAAVDVSTTEVTQQILNEMIPKVQGEFPSVRFSMEGQYRENAKTGEGAGKVYPILFIIMIAIILLTFRSVNQTIAVLSIIPFGLIGVFWGHYLMNKPFSIIFSGLGVLALVGVMVNDALVLVSAHNNLIKEGKPFREALYEAAISRFRPIFLTSITTIAGLGPLIVEKSFQAQFLIPMAVSIAFGLAASTVVILLVLPSILILFNQYKVNLVWLWEGEKPDETSVEPALDDRKYYLGLWVLIPGAVVALFVGLKYLFS, encoded by the coding sequence ATGGAAAACCTGATAAAATATTTCATCAAATACCCCATTGCGGGTAATATGATGCTGGTGCTGCTATCCGTATTCGGGATATTCGGCCTGATGAATATGCGCACTACCTTTTTCCCCGAAAATGACCTCCGCAATATCGTCGTAACAACCGTATTGCCCGGAGCCTCGCCGGAAGAAATTGAAGAAGGGATTGTCGCAAAAATCGAAGATGAACTCAAAGGCCTTTCCGGTGTGAAGAGAGTTACCTCTACTTCATCCGAAAATACCGGTACGGTGCTCGTCGAAATTGAGCGGGGATTTGATATGGATCTCCTGCTCCAGGACGTAAAAAATGCTGTGGATCGGATTAATTCTTTCCCCGGCAATATGGAACCGCCCATTGTTTCTAAGCTGGAATCTCTTACGCTTGCGCTCAATTTTGCTATCTCCGGTGACACAGATATCAAAACACTCAAGCAGTTTGCCCGCAAAGTTGAAAAAGACTTGCTCGCAGTTGACGGGATTTCGAAAATAAAACTTAGCGGTTTTCCCGAAGAAGAACTCGTGATCAATGTAAGGGAAAATGATCTTCGAAAATACAATCTCACCTTCAATCAGATTCTTCGTGCTGTACAAGGGGCCAACCTTGACCTTAGCGGGGGTACAATCAAAGGCGACGAGGAAGAAGTCCTGATCAGGAGCCGGGAGAAAAAATATTATGCTGAAGACATTCAGGATATCGTAGTGGCAGCTACCCCTCAGGGACAAAAACTCACGCTCAAAGAAGTGGCAGATATCCACGATAGTTGGGCGGAGACACCCAGCCAGGCGTATGTAAATGGCAAGAGAGCCATTATCATGGAAGTCAATAATACCACCAGTGAAAGCTTGTTGTTTATTGCCGATAATATTAAAAGCTATATCGAGAAATTTAATCAGGAAAACGATATCGTAAAAGCGGTGGTAATTGTAGATGGATCTGTTACCCTGAACGAACGTATCGACCTTTTGACCAGCAATGGTGTGCTGGGTTTTGTCATGGTACTGATTCTTTTAGCGATGTTTTTGCAGATTCGGCTGGCATTTTGGGTCGCTCTCTCCATCCCGGTATCTTTCCTCGGAATGTTTGTATTTGGCCCCTTTATCGGCCTGAGCATCAATGCGATTTCTCTGTTTGGAATGATTCTCGTCATCGGGATTCTGGTGGATGACGGGATCGTAATCAGCGAGAATATTTACCGGCAGTGGGAGAATGGAAAACAGCCCTTACAAGCGGCCTTCGATGGCGCTGTGGAAGTATTGCCTGCTGTATTTTCTTCCATTATCACAACGATTGTTGCATTCAGCGGGTTTCTGTTTCTGCCGGGTGTGACAGGTGATTTTTTCTCCGATATTACCCTGGTCGTGATGATTACGCTGGGCATCTCACTTTTTGAAGCAGCGTTTGTATTGCCTGGGCATATTGGGCATTCGGAAGCACTGAAATGGAATTCGGGAACTCAATCTCAGGCACTGGCATTTTTCAGACCTGTTCAGGAACGGTTGTGGCAGTTTATGGACTGGATGCGTTCCAAATTGTATGCGCCGATATTGAGGTTTTTTATGACTTATACCTGGGCGGGGATCGGCATTTTTGTAGGTACCCTGATCATATCATTTAGCCTCGTAAGTGGAGGGCTGGTAAAAATCACGTTCTTCCCTGAAATTGAGTCTGACTTCATCTCGGCTTCGCTGAAAATGCCTTCAGGAACACCTGAGAAGGAGACGATGCGGTTATTGGATAAAATAGAAAAAGGTGTTTGGCAGGTAAATGAAAATCTGAAAAAAGAACAGCCCAATGGAGAAGATCTGATTGTCATTGTCAGTAAAACGCTGGGTATTTCCGGCGGTGGGCCCACCGCGGCCGGAGCAGGTACTTCTCCCGATGGAGAGTTACGTATCAATCTCCTTACTGCCGAACTTCGGAAGTTTACCAGCCGTCAGGTGGCAGATTCCATACGGAAAGTTGTCGGTCCGCTGTATGAAGCAGAAGAAGTTACTTATGGTGTTTCAACACCATTTGGTAAGGCATTTTCTATTGCAGTGATTGGCGACAACCTGAAAGAAGTGGAGGCCGCCGCTGATATGCTGAAAGCTGAAATGAATACAAACCCGGATATCAGAGACGTAACGGACAGTAACCGGGAAGGTCTTCGGGAAATCAATGTTACCCTCAAAGAAAAAGCCTATCTGCTCGGACTCACGCTTCAGGATGTGATCGGTCAGGTGCGTCAGGGCTTTTTTGGTGCAGAAGTACAGCGTCTCCAACGTGGACAAGACGAAGTCAAAGTCTGGGTAAGGTATGACCTCGCCGACAGGGGTTCTATCGGTGATCTCGAAGAAATGCGGATCAGAACGGCAACAGGTGCGGCATATCCGCTAAAAGAAGTTGCTAACCTGGAATCTAGCCGTGGGGTTATTTCTATCAAACGTATAGATGGCAGCCGCGAAATCCGTGTGGAGGCTGACCCTGCCGCAGTGGATGTTTCTACTACAGAAGTTACGCAGCAGATTCTAAATGAAATGATTCCCAAGGTGCAGGGCGAATTTCCTTCGGTACGGTTTTCCATGGAAGGTCAGTACCGGGAAAATGCAAAAACCGGGGAAGGTGCCGGGAAAGTATATCCCATCCTCTTTATCATTATGATTGCGATTATTCTGCTGACCTTCAGATCGGTTAATCAGACGATTGCTGTATTGTCAATTATTCCCTTTGGCCTGATCGGTGTTTTCTGGGGGCATTATCTGATGAATAAACCCTTTAGTATTATTTTCTCCGGTCTTGGGGTTCTGGCTCTGGTAGGTGTAATGGTAAATGACGCACTGGTTCTGGTGAGTGCCCATAATAACCTGATAAAGGAGGGTAAACCCTTTAGAGAAGCGCTTTATGAAGCGGCTATCTCAAGGTTTCGTCCGATTTTCCTTACCTCCATCACTACCATTGCGGGTCTGGGACCTTTGATTGTGGAAAAAAGTTTCCAGGCACAGTTCCTTATCCCGATGGCGGTTTCAATCGCTTTTGGGCTGGCTGCCTCTACCGTGGTAATTCTGCTGGTATTACCCTCTATTTTGATCCTGTTCAACCAATATAAGGTGAATCTGGTGTGGTTGTGGGAAGGCGAAAAACCAGATGAAACTTCTGTAGAGCCTGCCCTCGATGACCGTAAATATTACCTGGGCCTCTGGGTACTCATTCCCGGTGCGGTAGTCGCATTATTTGTTGGCCTGAAATATCTTTTCTCCTGA
- a CDS encoding TolC family protein: MKYRFALILLFIPLLLPAQEILKLEDAVKTTLEKNYGIQVAENNAQISRNNAHPGNAGLLPRVSLDAAANYNNSNAQVELINPNAGPGEAPYNTVEVNGLQTYGANAGIGVSYTVFDGLGNVYNYRVLKTNASLSEEQTRALIEQSLIQVINAYYTVARLTGTCNILKEQLNTSHGRLAYVKNQNQFGSANRLAILNAEVDINTDSANLATATLNLENATRTLNLLMGREISDSYMVETQVSYIEDLQLEELKTQAMSNNANLEAATISQQVSELNLRVSQANRYPRLAVNASYGYNYNNNGAVSFARSIQSLGLSAGASLSFSIYDGSRISRNVQNAEIAVANSLTRKKEAEQQLLLDLYNAYESYRNSLAIYHLEQKSLLAANQNFERTQEIFKLGQATSVQFREAQLNVLRVKNRLNDLKYDIKLNESELMLLSGQLIPSAER; this comes from the coding sequence ATGAAATATCGTTTTGCTTTAATCCTTTTGTTTATCCCGCTTTTGCTTCCGGCACAGGAGATTCTAAAACTGGAAGATGCGGTAAAAACAACCCTTGAAAAAAATTATGGGATACAGGTTGCTGAAAACAATGCCCAGATTTCAAGGAATAACGCGCACCCGGGAAATGCGGGTTTGTTGCCCAGGGTTTCTCTTGATGCTGCCGCCAACTACAATAATTCCAATGCTCAGGTCGAACTCATTAATCCCAATGCAGGCCCCGGAGAGGCGCCTTACAATACCGTCGAAGTCAATGGCCTGCAAACCTATGGCGCCAACGCGGGAATAGGGGTTAGTTATACTGTATTTGACGGACTGGGTAATGTGTACAACTACCGGGTGCTGAAAACCAATGCGTCTTTGTCCGAAGAGCAAACCCGTGCCCTGATAGAACAAAGCCTGATTCAGGTGATCAATGCCTATTATACTGTGGCTCGTCTTACCGGTACGTGTAATATTCTGAAGGAACAGCTCAATACTTCGCATGGGAGGCTGGCTTATGTCAAAAACCAGAATCAGTTTGGCAGCGCCAACCGCCTCGCAATCCTTAATGCAGAGGTTGACATCAATACAGATAGTGCAAATCTCGCAACGGCAACGCTTAATCTGGAAAATGCTACCCGCACACTGAATCTGCTGATGGGCAGAGAGATATCAGATTCGTACATGGTCGAAACGCAGGTTTCTTATATAGAAGACCTTCAGCTGGAAGAGTTGAAAACACAGGCCATGAGCAATAATGCCAATCTGGAAGCAGCTACCATTAGCCAGCAGGTGTCAGAGCTTAACCTTCGGGTAAGCCAGGCCAACCGCTATCCACGGTTGGCTGTAAACGCTTCTTATGGATATAACTATAACAACAATGGCGCTGTGAGTTTTGCCCGCTCGATCCAAAGCCTTGGGCTTTCGGCAGGTGCTTCGCTCAGCTTCAGCATCTATGATGGCAGCCGCATCAGCCGGAATGTGCAAAATGCCGAAATCGCTGTCGCCAATAGTCTGACCAGAAAAAAAGAAGCAGAACAACAACTGTTGCTGGATCTGTACAATGCATACGAATCCTATCGGAATAGCCTCGCCATTTACCATCTGGAGCAAAAAAGTTTGCTGGCTGCCAATCAGAATTTTGAGCGCACGCAGGAGATTTTTAAACTCGGTCAGGCTACCAGTGTACAGTTTCGCGAAGCACAACTGAATGTGCTTCGGGTAAAAAACAGGCTCAATGACCTGAAGTACGATATTAAGCTCAATGAATCGGAGCTGATGTTGTTGTCAGGGCAGTTGATTCCTTCGGCAGAAAGATAA
- a CDS encoding SPOR domain-containing protein codes for MKLLSIFLAGMMSVQVSSGGDGGDKKKNKGKEFYYKYEREEVSDYRDRVDFKMPEPKVIAVEVTEETPHGMSLSYLFGPGKKLYIEADKELESLIQKHIEINGNTHQISGFRIQVFAGSNRQNAWSSKGTAMSRFPKLSQYLEYQAPNYVVRVGDFMDKEDAILMLRTLREVFPGAFIVPDMVKVPRALPENEDSDSFENNRGKE; via the coding sequence ATGAAACTACTGAGCATTTTCCTCGCAGGTATGATGAGTGTGCAGGTTTCCTCAGGAGGGGATGGCGGCGACAAAAAGAAAAATAAAGGCAAGGAGTTTTACTACAAATATGAGCGCGAAGAAGTTTCTGATTATCGCGACAGAGTAGATTTCAAGATGCCTGAGCCAAAAGTAATTGCGGTGGAGGTAACGGAGGAAACGCCCCATGGCATGAGCCTCAGCTACCTGTTTGGGCCGGGAAAAAAGCTTTATATTGAAGCAGATAAAGAGCTGGAATCTCTGATTCAGAAACATATTGAGATCAACGGCAATACGCATCAGATATCGGGGTTCCGGATTCAGGTTTTTGCAGGTTCCAACCGACAAAACGCCTGGTCTTCCAAAGGCACTGCGATGAGCCGGTTTCCCAAACTTTCGCAATATCTGGAGTACCAGGCGCCAAACTACGTTGTGCGAGTAGGTGATTTCATGGATAAAGAGGATGCGATTTTGATGTTGCGCACCTTAAGAGAAGTTTTCCCCGGTGCTTTTATTGTGCCTGATATGGTAAAAGTACCACGTGCCCTTCCGGAAAACGAAGACTCAGACAGTTTTGAAAACAACCGGGGAAAAGAGTAA
- a CDS encoding sigma-70 family RNA polymerase sigma factor, with amino-acid sequence MAEDLLHIKKVLQGETPAFGILVEKYQRYVFSLCLRILKNREEAEEAAQDTFMKAFRKLSTFQQSARFSTWLYKIAWNTSLDRLRSRKQNTDSIDDREKERIADHQASGQLEILQSGQNVEIIQQLVSRLPEREASILTLYYLHECNVEEITGITGFTPSNVKIILFRGRNILRKQLEVMMKNELKEML; translated from the coding sequence ATGGCCGAAGATCTGTTACATATCAAAAAGGTATTGCAAGGGGAAACGCCAGCCTTTGGGATTCTGGTTGAAAAGTACCAGCGGTATGTATTTTCTCTTTGCCTCAGGATATTAAAAAACCGGGAAGAAGCAGAAGAAGCTGCACAGGATACTTTTATGAAGGCCTTTCGAAAGCTGAGTACGTTTCAACAATCGGCGCGGTTTAGTACCTGGTTGTATAAGATTGCATGGAATACTTCGCTCGACAGGTTGAGATCGAGGAAGCAGAATACAGATTCCATTGATGACAGAGAAAAAGAAAGAATTGCCGATCATCAGGCTTCGGGGCAGCTGGAAATTTTACAATCGGGGCAGAATGTGGAAATTATACAGCAACTGGTCTCAAGACTTCCCGAGCGAGAGGCCTCGATCCTGACCCTGTACTATCTTCACGAATGCAACGTTGAAGAAATAACAGGTATCACTGGATTTACCCCGTCCAATGTCAAAATTATTCTGTTTCGGGGGCGAAATATTCTCAGAAAGCAGCTGGAGGTTATGATGAAAAATGAATTAAAGGAAATGTTATGA
- a CDS encoding DUF6249 domain-containing protein — MNPLQFIAPTLMMLTLGVTVFGIIYINVTARHKERMALIEHDKTAAVFSSNPADSFHKKSRQNALKYGLVIFGLGIGLVMGFVLSKMGMPKELSLLAMMLVCGGLGLMLYYRLTEKEDVESVQIREEKHPEDIFDRIS, encoded by the coding sequence ATGAATCCACTTCAATTTATTGCACCGACTCTGATGATGCTTACCCTGGGGGTTACCGTCTTCGGAATTATTTACATTAATGTTACTGCGCGTCACAAGGAGCGAATGGCTTTAATCGAACATGACAAAACTGCGGCTGTTTTCAGTTCTAACCCTGCTGATTCATTTCACAAAAAAAGCCGGCAGAATGCACTGAAATACGGTCTGGTCATTTTTGGGCTGGGTATAGGCCTGGTCATGGGGTTTGTTTTGTCAAAAATGGGAATGCCTAAGGAGCTTTCACTTCTTGCTATGATGCTGGTCTGTGGTGGTCTGGGGTTAATGCTGTATTACCGCCTGACCGAAAAAGAAGATGTGGAATCTGTACAAATCCGGGAAGAGAAACACCCTGAGGATATCTTTGATCGTATCAGCTGA
- a CDS encoding BNR-4 repeat-containing protein — translation MKSFYYPQPRLIFRLLPVAVLLLFACKTPPSTPEDNPYPDAKFINQPGDGFRGIWYMNQPVGEPYQFKYSGGMGTYCAKHRPFSIYASQVNKTFFCFGGTTQDSWKKFDLTISRDRDTLEGMLLHMVSFYDHNTGEVARPTIILDKMTSDAHDNPVISIDDKGYIWIFSTSHGTSRRSYIHKSISPFDISGFEQVHAQKLENGILVPMDNFSYFQIWNTGRQGFMGFFTHYEKDKTSGMGQRVAYFVTSKNGVEWSEWQKLAAISEGHYQISEYNPEFHTAGTAFNYHPDQPKPGEAGLNYRTNLYYIQTGDFGKSWQAMDGAKVQIPLTEAKNPALVYDFESEGLKVYMKDLTYDENGYPVILFLTSTGYQPGPENGPYTWRIARWNGLSWAIFTVTNSDHNYDMGSLFIEPDAWRIIAPTDTGAQAYNPGGEMVEWISNDRGEHWRREHTLTQNSLYNHTYARRTIYAQPGFYAFWADGHGRQPSNSRFYFSDKAGNVYQLPEKMETDTQKPIRISPRN, via the coding sequence ATGAAAAGCTTTTATTACCCTCAACCCCGGTTGATCTTTCGGTTATTGCCGGTTGCTGTATTACTTCTGTTTGCCTGTAAAACGCCTCCATCAACTCCCGAAGATAACCCATATCCTGATGCGAAGTTTATCAACCAGCCCGGAGATGGATTTCGGGGAATATGGTACATGAATCAGCCGGTAGGAGAGCCTTACCAGTTTAAATACAGCGGTGGCATGGGTACTTACTGTGCAAAACACCGCCCATTTTCCATATATGCTTCACAGGTAAATAAGACCTTTTTTTGTTTTGGGGGAACAACACAAGACTCCTGGAAAAAATTTGATCTGACCATCAGCAGAGACAGGGATACGCTGGAGGGAATGCTCCTTCATATGGTATCATTTTATGATCACAATACAGGAGAAGTCGCGAGACCTACCATTATTCTTGACAAAATGACCAGCGACGCACATGACAATCCCGTAATTTCCATTGACGATAAAGGATATATCTGGATTTTCTCGACCTCTCATGGGACAAGCCGCCGATCCTATATTCATAAGAGTATTTCTCCTTTTGACATCTCCGGCTTTGAACAGGTGCATGCCCAAAAACTGGAAAACGGGATTCTGGTTCCAATGGATAATTTTTCTTATTTCCAGATTTGGAATACCGGGAGGCAGGGATTTATGGGATTTTTTACCCACTATGAAAAAGACAAAACCTCCGGAATGGGGCAGCGTGTGGCTTATTTTGTCACCAGCAAAAATGGAGTAGAATGGTCTGAATGGCAAAAGCTCGCTGCAATTTCTGAAGGACATTACCAGATCAGCGAATACAACCCTGAATTTCACACAGCAGGAACCGCTTTTAACTACCATCCGGACCAGCCGAAACCCGGAGAAGCCGGACTCAACTACCGGACCAATCTCTATTATATCCAAACCGGGGATTTCGGAAAATCCTGGCAGGCCATGGATGGCGCAAAAGTTCAGATTCCACTTACAGAAGCGAAAAACCCGGCACTGGTTTATGATTTTGAATCTGAAGGTCTTAAAGTGTATATGAAAGACCTCACGTACGATGAGAATGGGTATCCCGTTATTCTGTTTCTTACCAGTACAGGCTATCAACCCGGACCGGAAAACGGGCCTTATACATGGAGAATTGCCCGTTGGAATGGTCTGTCATGGGCCATTTTTACTGTTACAAACTCTGATCACAATTACGATATGGGATCCCTGTTTATTGAGCCCGACGCCTGGCGTATTATTGCTCCTACAGATACTGGGGCACAGGCTTACAATCCGGGTGGGGAAATGGTCGAATGGATAAGTAACGATCGTGGAGAACACTGGCGGCGGGAACACACCCTTACCCAAAACAGTTTATACAACCACACCTATGCACGACGTACGATTTATGCACAACCAGGCTTTTATGCATTTTGGGCTGATGGACATGGGAGGCAACCTTCAAATTCCCGGTTCTACTTCTCCGATAAAGCGGGAAATGTGTACCAGTTACCAGAAAAGATGGAAACTGACACACAAAAGCCCATAAGAATCAGCCCGCGCAATTAA